acggtgactgcttaccatcaggcggtccATATGCTtttttgccaccgatgtggtataaaaaaagtatatatATTTAAGATAAACTCAACATGACTTTAGCCATTTAGATCCTAACAACAATGAAGTTTAATGTTCAATTGAAGAGAGAACAAGAAACGCTAGCTTAAAGTGTCTATATTAGGTACTAATAAAATTTACTGTCTTTAAGCAATCATAACTATTCATCAGGTATGTCCAAGGAAATATCCCACACATTAATGTTTGGTGAGGCGGTTGCTCAAGAAAGCGGAAtccataattttatagtttcaaGTTTCATGGGCCTGGTTACACAATTGTAGAAGAAACTTTATGGTGTTGATTATTGTGAATTATTTACGAACAGTCACTTCCTTGAATTCTCAAGCAGAGCGCTAATTAtacttattaagtacctaacctTTTAGACGCCATGAGCGCCTAATTCGTCATTGTGCTAGTCAATGATTATTCGATGGTGTCACTGTCATCCCTCGTCCTAATACATGTCAAATGTCTGTCCTGTCCTGTCCAATTTTTGATCAAATTTGtttttgcgtctcacattttgcttaatgagaaagtgagacgcaatgcacatttgaTCAAATATTGGACAGGACCACTCTTAAAAGCATGCACATTTTTCCTAAAATACGCACCATTTTTTGTGGAAATAGTAAATAGTGTAATATTTTTACCCTGAAAATGTATATTTAGGTTATGTTTAATTAATGCATAGTCGGCGTCCTGGGGGCAATGGACACGTACTAGCGTATAACTAGGTTTATACAGAGACCGCGAGGAATAATTTAATCCAAGTTGTAAATATAAATGTGGCCCTGCAAGGCTTAAGAAGTCACACGCTAACTCCACTAGTCGCTACTGCCTGATCATGATCAGAGCACGGCACGTTCAGGTAAAATAAGAAGAATTTACCCAGGTAACATGATTTTTCTTATTCTTCTGGTTCCTCTTCTATTgtttgattggatttttttattcctatttGTTGCCTAATAACTGCACTACAAAAAAATCCACGAGGTCTACAAATAGGTGTAAACAAGTACTTATGTTGTagaattatttgtaaaatattggcaaattattattaaatacctaaGCTGCATTTACTTTTTACCATGCCGTACGCACATATTAAACTTAATAATTTCCATCTGTCCGCCGCTAAAGGCTCGAATACTCCATCCAGTGTTGTGTGCAAATTGAGTTCCACAAATACCTACGCTGCTAAATGTATTAACAATTCTTATTAATTACGATGTATGACGCATGTGCAACCATCTTATATATTCAAAACTCGTCCTGTTTTTATACCTCGTAGGTACGAATATGAACAGTTCCTGTTTACTCAGTATTGACGTTGGGCCCGAGCTAAAACGTATGTTGCTTTAGCCttgtgttaaataaaattgcaaGGAATATGTGTGAAACTGGGACGAAATTGGACGGCAAAGTGGCTATAGTGACTGGTGGAAGCTCGGGAGTCGGTTACGAAGTAGCTAAGAATCTAGCTCGCCGAGGAACTAGAGTCATCATAGCAAGCCGCAACGAAACCAAACTGAAACTAGCTAGGGATAAGCTCGAAGAAGAAACTGGAAACAAGGACATTGGATACAAAACTATAGATCTAGGATCATTCAAATCTGTAAGAGATTTCGTGAGCGAAACTACTAATGCTGAAAGTCGACTAGACATCTTAGTCAACAACGCTGGCGCTGTAGGCCTACCCGATGTTCTTACGGAAGATGGACTAAATTTAACCATGCAAGTGAATTATTTCGGGACTTTTCTACtcacttacctattaataccaTTTCTGCACAAATCTGCACCAAGCAGGATCATCAATGGGTCAGCAGGATCGATGTAGGGGAGATCCGCTATGAAACGGACATTTAACTTTGAGGTAAGATTACATACTATAGTTAAAAACTTAGGAACTTGTTAACTATCCTAAGTGAATTAGAAATTAATAGTGTTATTATTTATACACCATatcccataaaaaaaaacaatttaatgtaAGAATTATGCGTTTATTTTTTACTCCGCTTTTGTCCGTTTCATTACACAGGTAGCATTGAATAGGACAGTGGGTGTTCTGAAAAGGACTAGGAACCAATGCCATACTATGAGGCATATGAACACTAAATGTCTATGAAATGCGTTGTttatacacaatattttttatttaatgaagTCGAACACTTTAATACATCGTTAACGGCGAAtataatatgaatgatttaacAAAAATCAACAAAGTaatttaactttaaacttttaattgttattttcaATTTGGCAGTATTAAAAGTAGGTGTGATTTTTTGTTACAGTATATTACTTATGTAACACTTTGGCGGAACTCAAACTGAGatcatataattaaaaaaaaacaacataaaatattaactttaaaagTATAACCTTAGTTTTGGTTTCAACTTagcaaaaatattattaataattaggtaACATTTTTTCACtttataatatacttattttaataaGTCAAACACTTAGTAAAACTTAAACTGAGATCATATAATCAACAATTACAAAAAagcaacaaaataattaaacttcTTAGTTTTGGTTTCAATAAATGACTCAAACTGACTATTGAactaaaaattacaaaacaaaacaacactATGTTTAATAATTGGATCGTCTTCAAATCTTAGTCTTATTTTACATTcaacaatatacctacctaataattaggtaccaaaaataatcattatttaaatctgAAAGGCTCATTTAAATCACATATTTttcttatatacctactataatttttacttataagtattttaaaataatcaagTCTTGCCGTTGCATATTTGAGCATTAATTGCAATTATTACAGAAAAAATTATGGATACCCTGCAAACCACATGTCTCATGTGCCCATTTTTTACAAATTCCACAtattaaccagtcaacattgcTTGTTGAATAAGTCCCTTTACAAACAACGCAAAAatcattattgtttttatttttagtggcTCGGGGCCGGCCCTGGCGTTTACCCTTAGCTTTAGGTGCACTTGCAGATGTAGATGTTAGATTTTCAATAGAACTATTAGAGTCATCtgatttttgaagtgcaaaatCTGAATCCGACGACTCTGAAGATGATTTTACAAGCTTCTTAATGTTTTTAGATGTTTTCAACTTAACAacctttttatttactactttcTTTTTAGCTgtttgtttttcaattaatgcaTCTTTCTCAGGCGTGTCAGTTATAATCGTGCTCTTCATCTTTCTGGGTCGATTTTGAGTGTTTTTTCTAGGTAATGCCTTTGGATATGGTCGGACACATTCAGGAAGTAAAGGCGTGGTTGATAGATGCGATTCTAAGCCTGTAGTGGAGCTAGATGCGTTGGCAGCATTCGTAGAGGGAGTATCAACAGTAGATGGAATTTCAGCAGGAGTTCCAGAAGCATTATTAGTTGATACTTCAGCATTATGGAGTTCAGGCATAGGTCTGTCAGTTACAaaggatgtcaaaaaatcatcCTCAGTGAAGGTATTTCTGTTAAAAGGGTGTATCCCAGTTTTATGAAACCCCGCAATATTATTTTCCATGGAGAATGCAGCAATATATGCGGTGTTAGCAAATTGAGCCACATCATAGATTGTTACTGTCTTTCCGGGATTGGATAACATCCATGCATTCATGGCCTCCCTATACCGAGCTTTAAAAGGTCCATAAACAGAAACATCCAGCGGCTGGAGACGATGGCTGCAGTGTGGTGGAAATGTCAAAATTGATATATGATTATCTCTAGCCAACTGGACAATGTCAATTGTTATGTGGCTAGAATGGTTGTCACACAATAACAAACAAGGGTTTTCCTCAGATGGCTTCACATATTTGATAAAGTGTAACATGGCCTTGTAGAAGCTCTCTTCAGTTATCCAACCACTTTGGTTGGCTAAACCCAATGATCCTTTTGGACCACCTTGTAACATGAATTCCTTGAAATGGACTCTAGGAAACACAAATACAGGAGGAATGGTTCCACCGGAAGCATTAATGAATCCGAGCATTGTGACTAACTGTCCTCTCTCTGCCGATGTTACCTGTCCAACTTGTTTACTGCCTCGGGTTGCAACAACTTTTGGCGGGTTGGTCACTGTGGAACATCCAGTTTCATCGAGGTTCCATATCATATGAGGTTCAATTTTCTTCCTATTGAGTATGTTAGCAAGATTTTCGTAAAACATACCAACATTCTCTGGGTTAAAAGACGTAGCCCTGGACAAAGAAGTATTTTCTGGTTTGCGCACTGATAATGATGGATTTCTTGCCATGAATCCACGAAACCAATCCTTTGTAGCCTTCTGTCGCTCAATCCATTTTACACTTGCTATATTATGTGCAGCTGCAAATTGGTATGCAAACTCTTTCACCTGAGTTGTAGTTAGTCCATAGCACATCTTTGAGGATCTTTTCAAATAATCTGTTAGTTGCTCCTCTTGTTCTTGGGTAAATATTCTTCTGTTTCCAATATTAGGATCATGAGTGAAGGTAGTTGAAGATGCTTTAGCTTTTTTGATAATATCCGCCAAATATGATTTCGATATTTTATATGCTGATGCAACTGAGCGAATTGTCTGTCCTTTTTTCAGTACTTCTTCTACAGCAGACTCTACGGCTGCCTTTTCTGGCCGGATTCTCTTCTTTGGCGGCATCTATtggtgataaaaataaataaaatcaattttaagaCAACACAGTAACTACAATTCGCAGGAGTAATGAATCGGACAGGGACTGGTGGATTGAACCGGACGTCCGTTTCAACTCGTCGGCACATGTCCGATTCATTCCAAATGTAACCTACAAACATTTTAACCAAATTCAAAACAATTAAGTATTGATAAGATAATAACTCACCGTTCTTTATTTTCTTGATAATATATCACAACACGAACAACCATCACAGATGCAGCTTCAGTTTTAATCGAATTGTTAAGGACTTTGCAAAAACCCGAAATTATTTACGAAAGACGTTGCATTCAACAAAGTGGACAGCGGTGAACTAAATAATGGCCGCCGAGAACTGTCATCGCTGTGGGTTTGTCTATGGCCATCAGTGTTGCCAACAACCAAAAAACATGAATATAGTCCTTAAGATTTTTTAGAGATATCGATAATGTCCGTTTCAAAACGCGTCCGTTTCATTGCGGATACCCCTATATCGGGAGCATTGATTTTGAACACTGGAATGACATTGGGAGATATTCGTTCATAGAAACGCTGAGCAATTCTAAACTTGCTATCACTTTGTTCAACGTTGAGCTGAGTAAACGCTTGAATAGTGACGATGTTACTGCTAATAGTTTTGACCCTTTCGTAGTGCCAGATACGGATGTATTAAATCAGATCCCGAGTGGTATAAAAGAAATAGCGGATTTCTTTATACGGTTAGTTGGTCAGCCGAAAGAAGAGGTAGGAGCTCAGATAGCGTATTTAGCTGCAGCTCCAGAGTTGGAACATGTTAGTGGCAAACATTACAAATTCTGCATGGATTGGTTCAACCACTGGTTAGCAAGTGACGATGAACTAAGAAGAAAATTATGGGACGTTTCGAAGCAACTTGTTAAAATAAGTGCGGATGAAGATTGGGAAACGAATTTCATACATTAGAGAATATAATTTGTGTTATTGTGTACTATATGGAGCcccataatcatttattgtaaaatttgtaaCACTACTGTTCAGTTATACACTTACTGTATAACTATTTAACTTTATAAAGTGCAGCTATTTATATTTAATCGTCTTCAGCCATGTTTGTCCCGTCCTTCCCTGAAATAAACGAATCAATGAGTTGCCTTTTCCCATTTCCTActtaaatagtttttgaatgtTACGCAAATAATGTTGCGGGCATAAGCTTGAGTTAAATatgttataatattatgtatatgaaTTCAAATTGTCTACTTTCAGAAAGAGGTTAAAAACCCACTGACtatactgagggcctaccgcaaagtatactgggtgcttcctgtaacaggagcaataaattaaactgtaggctgtactcctcaaactgaccaacatttgttcagcaacttttttttaaataactcatgttttgatttttattacacttttaagtttattctaagacccaatgtattgcaaattttgttatgtttaaaacgtgacaagcaacgtcaaacacactgatgtcagcgtacattgaaggcaatatttattttgtatgaaaaagaggaagtctaaaggattcataatttttaaaagttgctgaacaaatgttggtcagtttgaggagtacagcatttagtttaatttattgctcctgttacaggaagcaccctatATAGGACAGCCGACCGGTTATCTCTTTGGATTTGACATATCTcatgacatgttttttttttaattattgcaGCGCCATCTTCATTAAGCTTTTCGAATTTATCCTCTTGTGATTGTGTCATAGGTAGAGCACCGGAACAGTTTAATAATGCATTCTCGTAGTCCCACGCCCTGTTTCGCACAATACGGTTATTCATTGTTGCCCGGGACATTAGGAAACTGTTGCGCATATGGCAAATAGAGAGCTACATAATTACTCTTAGGGAAATACCTAATGtttactgttcaaatttcatcaCCGACCTATAGGTATAGTTAGGTACGCCCAGCTATAGCGGTCCTTTAATTAAGCTAACGTGGGGACTAATTGgtatatcaataaaaaaacttaagtaataatagtaggAGCACTTATCTACCTACACGCTTTTTACTTGGTCACTATTTcgtatttatgtatgttttaattatacACGGCCAGTGTCGTTTGCCTTTAAGTTCAGGGCCGTTATTCTTATTGATAGGTTTAATAACCATGCAATAGGAATATCCTTAGTCGAATAACCAACATAAGAGATCTCCCATTAAACATGTCTGTCATGAGCCTCAGGGTAACTATTGTACTGGTGCGCCTGAGAAGGGAGTTTGGTTGGCGTTGCGAAGAACAAGCATACCTTCAGAGCCAAACGACCTTCTCGActttaaggttttattttacattttgctCAGTTCATAATCAAAAACAAGTGAAGCCGGACATTAATCTTGCTGTTTCAACATGGCTCGCGACGAGTTTTCCAACTGCGAATCGGGCATCAGGTTGGACGGAAAAGTGGCCCTCGTGACAGGGGCAACATCTGGCACAGGGCTGGAGGTAGCCAAGAACTTGGCGAAACGAGGGGCAAAGGTCATCATAGCCAGCCGAAACCCTGCCAAGTTGGCAGACGCGAGGAATATAATTACACACGCGGC
The window above is part of the Cydia amplana chromosome 18, ilCydAmpl1.1, whole genome shotgun sequence genome. Proteins encoded here:
- the LOC134656233 gene encoding retinol dehydrogenase 13-like, with protein sequence MCETGTKLDGKVAIVTGGSSGVGYEVAKNLARRGTRVIIASRNETKLKLARDKLEEETGNKDIGYKTIDLGSFKSVRDFVSETTNAESRLDILVNNAGAVGLPDVLTEDGLNLTMQVNYFGTFLLTYLLIPFLHKSAPSRIINGSAGSPYIGSIDFEHWNDIGRYSFIETLSNSKLAITLFNVELSKRLNSDDVTANSFDPFVVPDTDVLNQIPSGIKEIADFFIRLVGQPKEEVGAQIAYLAAAPELEHVSGKHYKFCMDWFNHWLASDDELRRKLWDVSKQLVKISADEDWETNFIH